In Paracoccaceae bacterium Fryx2, a single genomic region encodes these proteins:
- a CDS encoding SDR family oxidoreductase: MTTLPDRPRIALVTGASRGLGFAIAENLAAQGWYVVAVARTVGGLEDLDDRIKANGGEATLAPMDITKDDAMRHLCRSIHDRWGHLELWVHTAIHAAPLSPAAYLDGEDWDKSVALNVRATGVLIPLVEPLLVASGHGTALFLDDPHGGEKFFGAYGTTKAAQIALARSWQAETVKTGPRVRIETPAPMATATRARFYPGENRAVLADIHAEAARIVATLG; the protein is encoded by the coding sequence ATGACCACCCTGCCCGACCGTCCCCGCATCGCCCTTGTCACCGGAGCCTCGCGCGGGCTCGGTTTTGCCATCGCCGAAAATCTGGCGGCGCAAGGCTGGTATGTGGTGGCCGTGGCGCGCACCGTGGGCGGGCTGGAGGATCTCGACGACCGCATCAAGGCCAATGGCGGCGAGGCGACGCTGGCCCCGATGGACATCACCAAGGACGACGCCATGCGCCACCTCTGCCGGTCGATCCACGATCGCTGGGGGCATCTGGAACTGTGGGTGCACACCGCCATCCATGCCGCCCCGCTATCGCCCGCGGCCTATCTGGATGGCGAGGACTGGGACAAGTCGGTTGCGCTCAACGTCCGCGCCACCGGCGTGCTGATCCCGCTGGTGGAGCCGCTGCTGGTTGCCTCGGGCCATGGCACGGCACTGTTTCTGGATGATCCGCACGGCGGCGAGAAGTTCTTCGGGGCTTACGGCACCACCAAGGCGGCGCAGATCGCGCTGGCGCGCAGCTGGCAGGCCGAAACCGTGAAAACCGGCCCGCGCGTGCGGATCGAAACCCCCGCCCCGATGGCCACTGCCACCCGCGCGCGCTTTTACCCCGGCGAGAACCGGGCGGTTCTGGCCGACATCCATGCCGAAGCTGCGCGGATCGTGGCGACGCTGGGCTGA
- a CDS encoding NAD(P)-dependent oxidoreductase produces the protein MHYGYIGLGNLGGHLAASLLRGGFRVTVHDIDPALAERHIAMGAGRADSAADLAAAVDHVITCLPSPAASERVLSQILPRMRPGACWIENSTLGRDDILRLGELAAGQGVRLMEAPVTGGVHLAAQGRITVLAGGDLDLYDRHLPALQAMGDRIFHMGPLGSAAVIKVITNMLAFIHLVADGEALMLAKRGGLDLKTAWEAIAASSGTSFVHETEGQLILNGSYDISFSMDLALKDLGFAMEFGREFGVPLDLASMTQQTFVKGRAAYGGQAQSTQIVKLLEDVLGTDLRATGFPARLE, from the coding sequence ATGCATTACGGCTATATCGGTCTGGGCAACCTCGGCGGCCACCTTGCCGCCAGCCTGTTGCGCGGAGGCTTCCGCGTCACGGTGCATGACATCGACCCCGCGCTGGCCGAACGCCACATCGCGATGGGGGCAGGCCGGGCGGACAGCGCCGCCGATCTGGCGGCGGCGGTCGATCATGTCATCACCTGCCTGCCCTCGCCAGCCGCATCGGAACGGGTGCTGTCGCAGATCTTGCCGCGGATGCGGCCCGGTGCCTGCTGGATCGAGAATTCCACCCTGGGCCGCGACGATATCCTGCGGCTGGGAGAGCTTGCCGCCGGGCAGGGCGTGCGGCTGATGGAGGCGCCGGTGACCGGCGGCGTGCATCTGGCCGCACAGGGCCGCATCACCGTGCTGGCGGGGGGCGACCTTGACCTCTACGACCGTCACCTGCCCGCCCTGCAGGCGATGGGGGACCGCATCTTCCACATGGGGCCACTCGGTTCGGCGGCGGTGATCAAGGTCATCACCAACATGCTGGCCTTCATCCATCTTGTGGCGGATGGCGAGGCGCTGATGCTGGCAAAACGCGGCGGGCTGGACCTGAAGACCGCCTGGGAGGCGATCGCCGCCTCGTCGGGCACATCCTTCGTCCATGAAACCGAGGGCCAGCTGATCCTGAACGGCAGCTATGACATCTCCTTCAGCATGGATCTGGCGCTGAAGGATCTGGGCTTTGCGATGGAGTTCGGGCGAGAGTTCGGTGTGCCGCTGGATCTTGCGTCAATGACGCAGCAGACCTTCGTGAAGGGCCGCGCCGCCTATGGCGGGCAGGCGCAATCGACCCAGATCGTCAAGCTGCTGGAAGACGTTCTCGGCACAGACCTGCGCGCGACAGGCTTCCCCGCAAGGCTGGAATAG
- a CDS encoding trimethylamine methyltransferase family protein: MSDVGEACEPARARRSGGRANRVALRSAPLAENLRPVRAGMPGGQYRPLTEAGMAKIHAAALDALEVIGLAQAPPSGVALLTEAGAVLGDDGRIRFPRALVEDMLAVAARDITLCARDPKFDLHLSGTNVHFGTAGAAVHIVDVATNTYRDSTAQDLYDAARITHHLDNVHFFQRAMVCRDVLDNFDMDINTLYACLSGTTKHVGTSFSDPSHVEGCFDLLHRVAGGEDKWRARPFVSNSNCFVVPPMKFAEESCITMEACIRAGMPMLLLSAGQAGATAPAPIALAIVQAMAECLAGVVYANAITPGAPCIFGTWPFVSDLRTGAMSGGSAEQALLTAGCAQMHRFYDLPGGAAAGISDSKLPDMQAGWEQAITNTLAGLSGLNMVYEAVGMHASLLGFCMESLVLGDDILGQVLRCVRGIDVTEDSTSIEAMKQVCLGGPGHYLGSDQTLALMQTEYIYPAVGNRMSPKEWVEAGRPMLLDRAIARKNELLARAGSQIEPEIDAAIRATYNIHFR; the protein is encoded by the coding sequence ATGAGCGACGTGGGCGAAGCGTGCGAACCGGCACGGGCGCGGCGGTCGGGTGGGCGGGCGAACCGGGTGGCGCTGCGCTCGGCCCCGCTGGCCGAGAACCTGCGCCCGGTGCGGGCCGGGATGCCGGGTGGGCAGTACCGGCCCCTGACCGAAGCCGGGATGGCGAAGATCCACGCCGCGGCGCTGGACGCGCTGGAGGTGATCGGGCTTGCCCAGGCGCCGCCATCGGGTGTTGCGCTGCTGACCGAGGCGGGGGCGGTGCTGGGTGATGACGGGCGGATAAGGTTTCCGCGCGCGCTGGTCGAGGACATGCTGGCGGTTGCGGCGCGCGACATCACGCTTTGCGCCCGCGACCCGAAGTTCGACCTGCATCTGAGCGGCACCAACGTGCATTTCGGCACGGCGGGGGCGGCGGTGCATATCGTGGACGTGGCCACCAACACCTATCGCGACAGCACGGCGCAGGATCTATACGACGCGGCGCGGATCACGCATCACCTTGACAACGTGCATTTCTTCCAGCGCGCCATGGTCTGCCGCGACGTGCTGGACAACTTCGACATGGACATCAACACGCTTTACGCCTGTCTTTCGGGCACGACCAAGCATGTCGGCACCTCGTTCAGCGACCCGTCCCATGTGGAGGGATGCTTCGACCTGCTGCACCGGGTGGCGGGGGGCGAGGACAAGTGGCGGGCGCGGCCTTTCGTCAGCAATTCCAATTGCTTCGTCGTGCCGCCGATGAAATTTGCCGAGGAAAGCTGCATCACGATGGAGGCCTGCATCCGCGCGGGGATGCCGATGCTGCTGCTGTCGGCCGGGCAGGCGGGGGCGACGGCGCCGGCGCCGATCGCGCTGGCCATCGTGCAGGCCATGGCGGAATGCCTCGCGGGGGTGGTCTATGCCAATGCCATCACGCCGGGCGCGCCCTGCATCTTCGGCACCTGGCCCTTCGTTTCCGATCTGCGCACCGGGGCAATGTCGGGCGGGTCGGCCGAGCAGGCGCTGCTGACGGCGGGCTGCGCGCAGATGCACCGCTTCTACGATCTGCCGGGCGGGGCGGCGGCGGGGATCAGCGACAGCAAGCTGCCCGACATGCAGGCGGGTTGGGAGCAGGCGATCACCAACACGCTGGCGGGCCTGTCCGGGCTGAACATGGTCTACGAGGCGGTGGGGATGCACGCATCGCTACTGGGCTTCTGCATGGAAAGCCTGGTGCTGGGCGACGACATCCTGGGCCAGGTGCTGCGCTGCGTGCGCGGCATCGACGTGACCGAGGACAGCACGTCGATCGAGGCGATGAAGCAGGTCTGCCTTGGCGGGCCTGGGCATTACCTCGGGTCCGACCAGACGCTGGCGCTGATGCAGACCGAATACATCTATCCGGCGGTCGGCAACCGGATGAGCCCGAAGGAATGGGTCGAGGCCGGGCGGCCGATGCTGCTGGACCGCGCGATTGCCCGCAAGAACGAACTGCTCGCCAGGGCCGGCAGCCAGATCGAACCCGAGATCGACGCCGCGATCCGGGCGACCTACAACATCCATTTCAGGTGA